Proteins encoded within one genomic window of Camelina sativa cultivar DH55 chromosome 19, Cs, whole genome shotgun sequence:
- the LOC104764916 gene encoding uncharacterized protein LOC104764916: MPRQNQSVENLLLLGKIRKRGCSSPTSSTSSILREGYRFKRAIVVGKRGGSTTPVPTWRLMGRSPSPRAAASNGSLLHAASPSHCGSKSGKVAAPAGAPVSARKLAATLWEMNEMPSPRLVVEEEAVPMIRKSRKERIAPLPPPRSSVHSGSLPPHLSDPSHSPVSERMERSGTGSRQRRASSTVQKLRLGDCNVGARDPISNGSFMDIETRSRVETPNGSTVGVKTRLKDCSNALTTSKELLKIINRMWGQDDRPSSSMSLVSALHSELERARLQVNQVIHEHKPENNDISYLMKRFAEEKAAWKSNEQEVVEAAIESVAGELEVERKLRRRFESLNKKLGKELAETKSALMKAVKEIENEKRARVMVEKVCDELARDISEDKAEVEELKRESFKVKEEVEKEREMLQLADALREERVQMKLSEAKHQLEEKNAAVDKLRNQLQTYLKAKRCKEKTREPPHTQPHNEETGEYLNHHHIGFGSYNTEDGEVEDGNEEDSGGESDLHSIELNIDNKSYKWPYGEENRGRKSTPRKSLSLQRSISDCVDWVVQSEKLQKSGGDGGLDWGRSIEVEPKGYLDETQAYKPNKASSKDHHLVSGSRLSNFRGGSVSKSRLSDAAKGENQNARKSRW; this comes from the exons ATGCCGAGGCAAAACCAAAGCGTAGAGAATCTTCTTCTACTTGGTAAAATCAGGAAACGTGGATGTTCATCGCCGACGTCATCGACTTCTTCGATCCTCCGTGAAGGTTACAGGTTCAAAAGAGCGATTGTAGTTGGTAAAAGAGGAGGATCCACTACTCCTGTACCTACATGGAGACTCATGGGCCGATCTCCTTCTCCACGAGCTGCTGCTTCCAACGGTTCTTTATTACACGCTGCGTCTCCGTCTCACTGTGGGAGCAAATCCGGTAAAGTAGCCGCACCAGCAGGAGCTCCTGTTTCTGCGAGGAAGTTAGCTGCGACGCTGTGGGAGATGAACGAGATGCCTTCACCGAGattggtggtggaggaggaggctgTGCCAATGATTAGGAAGAGTAGGAAGGAGAGAATTGCGCCGCTTCCTCCGCCGAGATCGTCTGTTCATTCTGGTTCTCTTCCGCCTCATCTTTCTGATCCGTCGCATAGTCCAGTCtctgag AGGATGGAAAGATCAGGGACTGGAAGTCGCCAGAGAAGAGCTTCATCAACTGTACAGAAGCTTAGGCTTGGAGACTGCAATGTTGGGGCTAGGGATCCTATTAGCAATGGCAGCTTCATGGAT ATTGAGACTCGATCACGGGTGGAGACACCGAATGGATCAACTGTGGGAGTCAAAACACGTTTGAAGGATTGTAGTAACGCTCTCACAACATCAAAAGAGCTTCTCAAAATCATTAACAGGATGTGGGGTCAAGATGATCGTCCATCTTCTAGCATGTCCCTCGTCTCTGCTTTACATTCTGAGCTTGAAAGAGCTCGCTTACAGGTCAATCAGGTAATTCACGAACATAAACCTGAAAACAACGACATCAGCTACTTGATGAAGCGTTTTGCTGAAGAGAAAGCAGCTTGGAAAAGCAACGAGCAAGAAGTTGTTGAGGCTGCAATCGAATCTGTTGCTGGTGAGCTAGAAGTGGAGAGGAAGCTGAGGCGACGgtttgagagcttgaacaagAAATTGGGCAAAGAATTGGCTGAAACAAAATCAGCTCTGATGAAAGCAGTTAAAGAAATCGAGAACGAGAAGCGAGCGAGAGTGATGGTCGAGAAAGTTTGTGATGAACTAGCAAGAGACATAAGCGAAGACAAAGCCGAAGTTGAAGAACTGAAGAGGGAATCCTTTAAAGTGAAAGAAGAAGtcgaaaaggaaagagagatgtTGCAGTTAGCAGATGCATTGCGGGAAGAGAGAGTGCAAATGAAACTCTCAGAAGCTAAGCATCAGCTCGAGGAGAAAAATGCAGCTGTTGATAAGCTAAGGAACCAGCTTCAAACCTACCTCAAAGCCAAAAGATGTAAAGAGAAGACCCGTGAACCGCCTCATACTCAGCCACATAACGAAGAGACTGGAGAGTACTTGAACCACCACCACATCGGTTTCGGTTCATATAACACCGAAGACGGAGAAGTCGAGGATGGAAATGAAGAGGATTCAGGAGGAGAAAGCGATCTTCATTCCATAGAACTGAACATAGACAACAAGAGCTATAAATGGCCTTATGGTGAAGAGAACAGAGGGAGAAAATCAACGCCAAGGAAAAGCCTTTCACTACAAAGAAGCATATCGGATTGTGTTGATTGGGTTGTACAGAGCGAGAAACTTCAAAAGAGTGGAGGAGATGGAGGATTGGATTGGGGAAGATCTATTGAGGTTGAGCCTAAAGGGTATTTAGATGAAACACAAGCTTATAAACCAAACAAGGCTTCTTCAAAAGATCATCATCTCGTATCGGGTTCGAGACTAAGTAACTTCCGCGGTGGATCCGTTTCAAAGTCCCGGTTATCGGATGCCGCGAAAGGCGAAAACCAGAATGCTAGGAAATCAAGATGGTGA
- the LOC104764915 gene encoding uncharacterized protein LOC104764915: MVFFMSYPPTRRQLVVSVGFFAAGVSLFVAGAYLSLANIAPQQDRVKARNDFVKDRLRKWLDD, from the coding sequence ATGGTGTTTTTTATGTCGTATCCGCCGACAAGACGGCAGTTAGTGGTGTCTGTGGGTTTTTTCGCGGCGGGCGTTTCTCTCTTCGTCGCTGGTGCGTATCTCTCACTTGCCAACATCGCACCGCAACAAGATCGCGTCAAGGCTCGGAATGATTTCGTCAAGGATCGACTCAGGAAATGGCTCGACGATTAG
- the LOC104764917 gene encoding uncharacterized protein LOC104764917, producing the protein MSRRNKNGPKIELRLNLSPPPPQASQMSLVRSPTRSNSTSPSSCVSSETNQEDEIDTTTTSMVLVGCPRCLLYVMLSDDDPKCPKCKSTVLLDFLHHQNASAATTTAPAANTKRKKTWWRN; encoded by the coding sequence atGAGCCGGAGGAACAAGAACGGCCCTAAGATTGAGCTGAGGCTGAATCTTTCGCCGCCTCCTCCTCAAGCCAGCCAGATGAGTCTTGTTCGATCACCGACCCGATCCAACTCAACTTCACCGAGCTCATGCGTTTCGTCTGAAACGAACCAGGAGGACGAGATCGACACAACAACAACCTCAATGGTTCTTGTAGGTTGCCCTCGTTGCCTTCTGTACGTTATGCTTTCTGACGATGACCCTAAATGTCCTAAATGCAAAAGCACCGTTCTTCTCGATTTCCTCCACCATCAAAACGCTTCTGCCGCTACAACAACAGCTCCCGCTGCCAACACCAAACGCAAGAAGACCTGGTGGAGGAACTGA
- the LOC104764919 gene encoding lipid droplet-associated hydrolase-like translates to MNPKRHRIVLQAKKMRVVVVSLLLQPCWVTPSLRCLLPQIEGSIPHSRFSSGRRYRLNRVTADMETQNKLMEKAKKPVNFRLCRVSGSMTEIMEIQAENPTFHVLFIPGNPGVVSFYKEFLESLYEFLDGNASIVAIGHISHTSKDWESGRLFSFQEQINHKIDFIRQELESVKVPIVLVGHSIGSYICLEILRKFSKKMVYCIGLYPFLTLNQQSTTQSLIGKLAASSALSATASFLIASLSLLPVSAARLLVSKSVGASWSDTAVQATCTHLRQYHTMRNVLFMAKSEFTELAAEPDWDFMRENQSKLAFLFGIDDHWGPLQLFEEISKQAPGTSLSIEREGHTHGFSCTVAGSEWVAQHVATLIKNRFSQLQ, encoded by the exons ATGAATCCAAAACGACACCGCATTGTGTTGCAAGCGAAAAAGATGCGAGTTGTTGTtgtcagtcttcttcttcaaccttgttGGGTAACTCCGTCTCTCCGTTGCTTGCTTCCTCAGATCGAGGGTTCGATTCCCCATAGCAGATTCAG TTCTGGGAGAAGATATAGGTTGAATCGTGTGACTGCAGACATGGAGACTCAAAACAAACTAATGGAAAAAGCTAAAAAGCCTGTTAATTTCAGATTGTGCAGAGTGTCTGG TTCGATGACGGAGATAATGGAGATTCAAGCTGAGAATCCCACATTCCATGTATTGTTTATCCCGGGGAATCCAG gtgTTGTATCATTTTACAAGGAGTTTTTGGAATCTTTATATGAGTTTCTTGATGGCAATGCATCTATAGTTG CTATTGGGCATATATCTCATACGAGCAAG GACTGGGAGTCTGGGAGGCTTTTTTCGTTTCAAGAACAAATCAATCATAAG ATAGATTTTATCAGACAGGAGTTGGAGAGCGTGAAAGTTCCAATAGTATTG GTTGGGCATTCTATTGGATCTTATATATGCCTTGAAATATTGAGGAAGTTCTCAAAGAAG ATGGTATATTGCATTGGCTTATATCCATTTTTGACTttaaaccaacaatcaacaacgcAATCATTAATTGGGAAACTTGCAGC GTCTTCTGCTCTGTCAGCTACAGCAAGTTTTCTGATTGCATCACTGAGTCTGTTACCTGTGTCAGCTGCACGGCTGCTTGTGTCCAAATCTGTTGGAGCTTCATGGTCTGATACTGCTGTTCAAGCTACTTGCACACACTTGAGGCAG TACCACACGATGCGCAATGTTCTCTTTATGGCAAAGTCAGAGTTTACAGAG CTTGCAGCAGAGCCAGATTGGGATTTCATGAGAGAAAACCAGAGCAAGCTTGCATTTTTATTTGGCATTGATGATCATTGGGGTCCTCTGCAACTCTTTGAAGAG ATTTCTAAGCAGGCTCCAGGTACTTCCTTATCTATCGAGAGGGAAGGTCACACACACGGATTCAGCTGCACGGTGGCTGGCTCAGAATGGGTTGCGCAGCACGTAGCCACTCTGATCAAGAACCGGTTTTCACAGCTCCAATAA
- the LOC104764918 gene encoding 2-Cys peroxiredoxin BAS1, chloroplastic yields MASVASSTTLISSPSSRVFPVKSSLSSPSVSFLQTLSSPSASASLRSSFARRSSLTSTSRRSFAVKAQADELPLVGNKAPDFEAEAVFDQEFIKVKLSEYIGKKYVILFFYPLDFTFVCPTEITAFSDRYSEFEKLNTEVLGVSVDSVFSHLAWVQTDRKSGGLGDLNYHLVSDVTKSIAKSFGVLIHDQGIALRGLFIIDKEGVIQHSTINNLGIGRSVDETMRTLQALQYIQENPDEVCPAGWKPGEKSMKPDPKLSKTYFAAI; encoded by the exons ATGGCGTCTGTAGCTTCTTCAACTACTCTCATCTCTTCACCCTCTTCTAGGGTTTTTCCAGTAAAGTCTTCACTTTCCTCTCCATCTGTTTCTTTCCTTCAAACCCTTTCTTCTCCTTCCGCATCTGCTTCTCTCCGGTCCAGCTTTGCTCGACGCTCTTCCCTCACTTCCACTTCTCGCCGGAGCTTTGCTGTCAAGGCCCAGGCC GATGAACTTCCACTGGTTGGAAACAAGGCTCCTGATTTCGAGGCAGAGGCTGTGTTTGATCAAGAGTTCATCAAG gTCAAGCTCTCTGAGTACATTGGAAAGAAGTATGTGATTCTCTTTTTCTACCCTTTGGACTTCACTTTCGTCTGCCCAACAG agATTACTGCCTTCAGTGACCGATACTCAGAATTTGAGAAGTTGAACACAGAAGTATTAGGTGTCTCTGTTGATAGTGTG TTCTCGCATCTTGCGTGGGTCCAAACAGACAGGAAATCTGGAGGTCTTGGTGATCTGAACTATCACCTTGTTTCAGATGTCACTAAATCAATCGCAAAATCTTTTGGAGTGCTCATCCATGATCAG GGAATAGCACTGAGAGGGCTCTTCATAATCGACAAGGAAGGAGTGATTCAACATTCCACCATCAACAATCTTGGTATTGGCCGAAGCGTTGATGAGACAATGAGAACCCTCCAG GCGTTGCAGTACATCCAGGAAAACCCGGATGAAGTCTGCCCAGCCGGATGGAAGCCAGGTGAGAAGTCAATGAAACCCGACCCTAAACTCAGCAAAACTTACTTCGCTGCTATTTAG
- the LOC104767456 gene encoding uncharacterized protein LOC104767456 has translation MHALTNSGAVLLAVLLFFLLILVAELSYIFCRRTGSLPSPASQEMEEHAVAAAALEEDVTAADKWRVSRLLFTIEEEDLDQLEDDNDDVASVEVDTDGELRVDVPMEYSGDPTPFLTPCDSPPYFTPSPSPGRD, from the exons ATGCATGCCCTCACCAACTCCGGCGCCGTACTTCTCGCCGTTttactcttcttcctcctcatccttGTCGCCGAACTCTCATACATCTTTTGTCGCCGCACCGGATCTTTACCGTCTCCGGCAAGTCAAGAG ATGGAGGAGCATGCTGTTGCTGCTGCGGCGCTGGAGGAGGATGTGACGGCTGCGGACAAGTGGCGAGTGTCGAGGCTTTTGTTCACAATCGAGGAAGAGGATTTGGATCAATTGgaagatgataatgatgatgtgGCCTCTGTGGAAGTAGATACTGATGGCGAACTCCGAGTTGACGTTCCCATGGAATATTCCGGCGATCCAACACCGTTCTTGACGCCGTGCGACTCTCCTCCGTACTTCACTCCTTCGCCATCTCCTGGTCGGGAT
- the LOC104764920 gene encoding uncharacterized protein LOC104764920, giving the protein LPSPASQEVIFQFLMCCKKNHHSRSRIEPSTGIVSVQMEEHAVAAAALEEDVTAADKWRVSRLLFTIEEEDLDQLEDDNDDVASVEVDTDGELRVDVPMEYSGDPTPFLTPCDSPPYFTPSPSPGRDVDDVIDVYDISSRTSCCFNFQGSQMC; this is encoded by the coding sequence TTACCGTCTCCGGCAAGTCAAGAGGTTATTTTCCAATTCTTGATGTGTTGCAAGAAGAACCATCACTCTCGTTCTCGTATTGAGCCAAGTACCGGAATCGTTTCTGTACAGATGGAGGAGCATGCTGTTGCTGCTGCGGCGCTGGAGGAGGATGTGACGGCTGCGGACAAGTGGCGAGTGTCGAGGCTTTTGTTCACAATCGAGGAAGAGGATTTGGATCAATTGgaagatgataatgatgatgtgGCCTCTGTGGAAGTAGATACTGATGGCGAACTCCGAGTTGACGTTCCCATGGAATATTCCGGCGATCCAACACCGTTCTTGACGCCGTGCGACTCTCCTCCGTACTTCACTCCTTCGCCATCTCCTGGTCGGGATGTGGATGACGTCATTGATGTTTATGACATCAGCAGCAGAACTAGCTGTTGTTTCAATTTCCAAGGCTCTCAgatgtgttaa
- the LOC104767457 gene encoding glutathione S-transferase T3-like — protein sequence MDPNDYMNPYRPTSSYLNLLQSQLDTQNLDYFPSLSPCSEAPSSPASPQENCKSRQAWLPIDDTMLVSAWLNTSKDLITSNQQRLASFWGRIAKYFASCPNVVGQPKREASHCKQRWGRINDLVCKFSGCYEAATREKSNGHNEDDVMKLAHEIYFNDHGHRFTLEHAWLVLRYDQKWCASTSIKCNGVKRGRASIDGSEQDAHHPIDVDEPLPRPTGVKAAKGKSKKSSNTQPIDVEEDGKAYLEFQLDRVSKMYEMKQNDFELKEKEFAMKKEHIKHVMLENLIAKKDSLLNQKKLLRRS from the coding sequence ATGGATCCAAACGATTACATGAATCCTTATCGTCCGACCTCTAGCTATTTGAATTTGTTACAAAGTCAACTTGATACCCAAAACCTCGATTACTTTCCTTCTCTAAGTCCATGTTCTGAAGCTCCATCTTCACCTGCATCCCCACAAGAAAACTGCAAGTCAAGGCAAGCATGGTTACCAATAGATGATACCATGTTAGTCAGCGCTTGGCTCAACACTAGCAAGGATCTAATTACTTCCAACCAACAAAGACTTGCATCCTTTTGGGGAAGGATTGCGAAATACTTTGCATCCTGTCCGAATGTTGTTGGTCAGCCAAAGAGAGAGGCGAGTCACTGTAAGCAGAGGTGGGGGAGGATAAATGACTTGGTGTGCAAGTTTTCTGGATGTTATGAGGCTGCGACTAGGGAGAAGTCTAATGGACAtaatgaagatgatgtgatGAAGTTAGCACATGAGATATACTTTAATGATCATGGACATAGGTTTACCTTGGAGCATGCATGGCTTGTCTTAAGATACGATCAAAAATGGTGTGCCTCCACATCTATTAAATGTAATGGAGTGAAAAGGGGAAGAGCGAGTATTGATGGGTCTGAACAGGATGCACACCATCCGATTGATGTGGATGAACCATTGCCCCGTCCAACAGGTGTTAAGGCGGCCAAGGGGAAGTCCAAAAAAAGCTCTAACACCCAACCGAttgatgtggaggaagatggGAAAGCTTACTTGGAGTTTCAGTTGGATCGAGTTTCGAAGATGTATGAGATGAAGCAGAACGACTTTgaattgaaagagaaagagttcgCTATGAAGAAGGAGCATATCAAGCATGTAATGCTTGAAAATCTGATTGCTAAAAAGGATTCATTACTGAATCAGAAAAAGCTCTTAAGGAGAAGCTAA